The DNA sequence ATAGTTCTCGGGGAGCTGTTTCACGCGAGCTTTGTACTCTCGCCATTGTTTCTTCTCGCCAATCACCGTCGAGATGAACTTTGAGATGAGCATGTCATTGACCTCCGTGTTGGAGTTGTTGGATTCGTTCCGCGAGGAAGCTCCAGGTGTTCCAGAACTCTTCGAGGTATTCCTGCCCCTGCGCGTTGAGCGAGTACACCTTGCGCGGCGGCCCCTTCTCCGACGGGACCTTCTCCACGTCGACCAGACCGCGCTGTTCGACTCGGACGAGCAGCGCGTAGACGGTGCCCTCGGCGATGTCGGAGAAGCCCAGCTCCTTCAGCCGCGCCGTGATTTCGTAGCCATAGGCGGGCCGCATGGACAGGAGCGCGAGGACGATGCCCTCCAGGATTCCCTTCAGCATCTCCGTCATCTGCTTGCCCACGGCGCGCTCTCCATCTACTTAGCGTTGCTTGGTACTGGTACTTAGTAACGCAAAGTAGTGGGGATGGCAAGTGGACCTGTCGGCCCGCCGAAGGCGTCCCTAGACCTCTTCGAACTCTGCTCCGGTGACGTGGGCGCGCTCCAGGGCCGCCTTGATGTCCTCGGAGACGATGAGCACGCCGGTCCATCCCCAGGGGCGGAACACCTTGGCCTCACCCACCGCGGAGGGCTCAATCCGCATCCCGTAGACGCTGCGGTACATGCCGAGCTTGTCGGGCCGTTCGTCCTCGGGCTTCCAATACATGACCTCTTCCGAGGCCTCGTCGTCGATGCATCGGATGAGACGCGTTGCCACGAGAATGAGGTACTCGTCGGGGCAGCCCTTGATGTCCACCGGAATCAATTGCACGTCATTGGGGGCCATCTCCGCGAAGAGCATGGCGGCCCTGATGTGAACCACGGGGGTCGAACCCGTGCCGCGTTCTGCCCGAGGACTTCCCCGTACGCCTCGCTCGCTGCGCGGAGCTGTGTGGACTGGCCAGCAGCGGGCCATCCGTCAACAGGCGCAAGCAGTCGCCGGTCTGCCCCTTCCGCTTGCACCACAGGCCATAGGCGCGCGTGAGCTCATCGTCAGCGTAGGTCTCCAGCAGGTGGGGGCCATCCGCGTCCTCTGGACGCTGGGGCGTCAACCGAGGCGGCCGGCTTTGATAGCCGTACACCCCACTGCGTGACGGAACGCCGAACAGGTCTCTGGCCTGCTGCATGGGACTGCTCTGCGGATGTACGTCTCGCGCGAGTCCCGCGACTGCGCCTTCAAACTCGTCGTCGTCGAGTTCCGCCGCCTCCAACTCCTCGCCTGGCTCCTCGCGCGGAGCAACGACGACAACCTCACGACCGGTTTCCAGCCGCACGACTCGACTCGTCGCGCAGCCGGAAACGACCGTGAGCAAGAGCAGCGGCACCGCCCATCGAAGCAGCATGCAGTGTCCCCCCGGCATGAGGCCCGCCACAGCGTAGGGCCAGTCGGAAATGCCAGAGGGCACCGCAGGTTCATCACGTCCAAAGCTCGACGTCAGCGGGGAGACTGACGC is a window from the Myxococcaceae bacterium JPH2 genome containing:
- a CDS encoding PadR family transcriptional regulator, with amino-acid sequence MTEMLKGILEGIVLALLSMRPAYGYEITARLKELGFSDIAEGTVYALLVRVEQRGLVDVEKVPSEKGPPRKVYSLNAQGQEYLEEFWNTWSFLAERIQQLQHGGQ